In Microbulbifer salipaludis, a genomic segment contains:
- a CDS encoding PxKF domain-containing protein, with the protein MDRVANHRAVPRTLLWFFFLLLSLCSSVSWASCGGVNERACCFFERLPSCDAGLIEVAAGEYPGACDFIFGPLPAGTCVKPTNCGGAGERGCCNGAGEFSEVSGVCDSRSLAPLDGCVGENCWCSAFGAFFGGKSQHTCAQERSAGCGGEGQRACCVIEGGLPCESGLIQQIDGWADKFIAVSGDATCTDGITAQRSIGTCVKASPGAIPSEPATGWGPPGVKSSSVMRGYLDMHLHLLADTAHGGNVFVGEPAPRDANGNFTLNQTYNINTALSPDGDLAIHEHSDHGLGRDTIGDGTQDGTRSQYGAPYFSGWPKWTSTTHQQAYYVWLERAWRGGLRAVSMLAVTNEALCKSTNDAGRWAACENSMRPIIDQLLAAKKFEAFIDDLADGVINGNGAGEGWFRIVTTPEQARQVISSGKLAVMLGIEVDNLFNCKESGCPADFGLPAEATGLETPTTLEEAVQVIYDLGVRHVFPVHNFDNAFGAAATWQDAIGVGQAVVEQRWWSVENCGVGKGDYGFKLNTAVGALLNLLGFGGAAPGLPNYPAQTVAEAMCNARGLQLGTDGQVGKGAELMRLLMEKGILIDIDHMSNKSIDNMIGLSRTFSPTTGEAYPLIASHVQFFDLFPRTYGGKGRHERMRTRAQLEAIRDSGGMIAAMLKDDVQDTDSYGDSFNLAYSTPEHGGVIHNNCRYSSKTWGQALQYAVDVMDAPVAMGSDFNGIAGHLGPRFGSDACGGWEADNGQERARQEVDRNAVQYPFELEGFGTFSQQQTGFKRYDYNVDGLAHIGLLPDLIADLRQVGLDAHYEDQLFCSAEAFVRVWERAEAISRGEPDPAREWLCNKEDAMPPLVTADVSPAAESSGWHSSKPVQVTLRATDEGSGLAAIDYLVREPVRLDGSTAAAEVMVALDAEGVNRLEFSARDLAGNRSASTRLPISIDTVAPQIAGESLPDANEFGWNNTEVAVRFYCDDVDPDTGIAGSGVPVADCGPDQLLASLPAGSEGVIVRGDARDLAGNTDTIEVGPIRIDREPPSIVGAVEPLANSAGWHNAAVQVSFTCADSLSGVQTCSAPVLLDQEGANQSASGAARDRADNDAATTVSPIAIDTTPPDVAVTVISMGDIYTLGSVPSHGCTTSDSLSGVASEAIPLVSGGTSNGVGRFTAACNDALDIAGNHSEAAVTFDVHYAFSGFLEPIDALPVSNQVKAGQVVPVKFGLAGDHGLDILLGGQLFSATANCSSGAPVNTLEDTAFTAGSSTLNYSPGNDTYQYNWKTERSWSGSCRVLLLKLDDGTVRRALFSFR; encoded by the coding sequence ATGGATCGAGTCGCCAATCATCGTGCAGTACCCAGAACCTTGCTGTGGTTTTTCTTCCTGTTACTCAGCCTTTGCAGCAGTGTTAGCTGGGCCTCCTGCGGGGGCGTGAATGAACGCGCCTGTTGCTTCTTTGAGCGTTTGCCCTCCTGTGACGCGGGACTGATTGAGGTGGCGGCGGGGGAGTATCCCGGTGCCTGTGATTTTATTTTCGGTCCCCTGCCTGCGGGCACCTGCGTTAAACCCACCAATTGTGGCGGCGCCGGTGAGCGGGGGTGTTGCAACGGCGCCGGCGAATTCAGTGAGGTCTCCGGGGTATGCGATTCCCGCAGCCTGGCGCCGCTGGATGGTTGTGTGGGGGAAAACTGCTGGTGCTCGGCGTTTGGCGCCTTTTTTGGAGGCAAGTCGCAGCACACCTGTGCACAGGAGCGGTCCGCCGGATGTGGCGGTGAAGGTCAGCGCGCCTGCTGTGTGATCGAGGGCGGTCTGCCCTGCGAATCCGGATTGATCCAGCAAATCGACGGCTGGGCGGACAAGTTTATTGCGGTCAGTGGTGATGCCACCTGCACCGACGGCATTACCGCGCAAAGGTCCATTGGTACCTGTGTCAAAGCGAGCCCCGGTGCTATCCCAAGCGAACCGGCGACGGGCTGGGGGCCCCCCGGGGTTAAAAGCAGCAGTGTGATGCGGGGCTATCTGGATATGCATCTGCACCTGCTGGCAGACACCGCCCACGGCGGCAATGTGTTTGTGGGTGAGCCCGCACCGCGGGATGCCAACGGTAACTTTACCCTCAACCAAACCTACAACATCAATACCGCCCTTTCCCCCGACGGGGATCTCGCCATACACGAGCACTCTGACCACGGTCTCGGTCGCGATACCATCGGCGATGGCACCCAGGATGGCACCCGCTCCCAATATGGCGCGCCCTATTTCAGTGGCTGGCCCAAGTGGACCAGTACCACCCACCAGCAGGCTTATTACGTATGGCTGGAGCGCGCCTGGCGCGGTGGCCTGCGTGCGGTTTCCATGCTGGCAGTTACCAACGAGGCGCTGTGCAAAAGCACCAATGATGCTGGGCGCTGGGCCGCCTGTGAAAACTCCATGAGACCGATCATTGACCAGCTGCTGGCGGCGAAAAAATTTGAGGCGTTTATCGATGACCTCGCCGACGGGGTGATCAATGGTAACGGCGCCGGGGAGGGCTGGTTCCGTATTGTCACCACCCCGGAGCAGGCGCGGCAGGTGATTAGCAGTGGCAAGCTGGCAGTGATGCTCGGTATCGAGGTGGACAACCTGTTCAACTGTAAGGAGTCTGGTTGTCCGGCGGACTTCGGTTTGCCCGCCGAGGCTACCGGATTGGAAACACCCACCACCCTGGAAGAAGCGGTTCAGGTGATTTATGACCTGGGCGTGCGTCATGTTTTTCCGGTGCACAACTTCGACAACGCCTTCGGCGCGGCGGCCACCTGGCAGGACGCTATCGGCGTTGGGCAGGCGGTGGTCGAGCAGCGCTGGTGGAGTGTCGAGAACTGTGGTGTCGGCAAAGGTGACTACGGTTTCAAACTCAATACTGCTGTTGGTGCCCTGTTGAATCTACTCGGGTTCGGTGGCGCCGCCCCCGGGCTACCGAATTACCCCGCGCAGACCGTTGCCGAAGCCATGTGCAACGCGCGCGGCTTGCAACTGGGCACCGATGGCCAGGTAGGCAAGGGGGCGGAGCTGATGCGCCTGTTGATGGAAAAAGGCATCCTCATCGATATCGACCATATGTCGAATAAATCCATCGACAATATGATCGGACTGAGCCGCACATTTTCTCCCACTACCGGTGAGGCTTACCCGCTCATCGCCAGCCATGTGCAGTTTTTTGATCTGTTCCCCCGGACTTATGGCGGCAAGGGGCGGCACGAACGCATGCGCACACGGGCACAGCTTGAGGCAATCCGCGATAGTGGCGGCATGATCGCCGCGATGCTCAAGGACGATGTGCAGGACACCGACTCCTACGGCGACAGCTTCAATCTTGCTTACAGCACACCGGAGCACGGCGGTGTGATTCACAACAATTGCCGCTATTCCTCCAAGACCTGGGGGCAGGCCCTGCAGTATGCGGTGGATGTGATGGATGCGCCGGTGGCCATGGGCAGCGACTTCAATGGCATCGCCGGCCATCTTGGGCCGCGCTTTGGCAGCGACGCCTGCGGTGGCTGGGAGGCGGACAACGGGCAGGAACGGGCGCGGCAGGAAGTCGACAGAAACGCCGTGCAGTATCCCTTTGAGCTGGAGGGCTTCGGGACATTCTCGCAGCAGCAAACCGGCTTCAAGCGTTACGACTACAACGTGGATGGGCTGGCGCACATCGGCCTGCTGCCGGATCTGATTGCCGACCTGCGGCAGGTTGGGCTCGACGCCCACTATGAGGATCAGTTGTTTTGTTCCGCCGAGGCGTTTGTACGGGTGTGGGAACGGGCTGAAGCCATCAGCCGTGGTGAGCCAGACCCCGCCAGGGAATGGCTGTGCAACAAGGAAGACGCGATGCCGCCGCTGGTGACGGCGGACGTGTCCCCCGCCGCAGAGTCCAGTGGCTGGCACAGCAGCAAACCGGTGCAGGTCACCTTGCGGGCTACGGATGAAGGCTCGGGGCTTGCCGCCATCGACTACCTGGTGCGGGAGCCGGTGCGGCTCGATGGATCAACGGCCGCCGCGGAGGTCATGGTGGCGCTGGACGCGGAAGGGGTGAACCGACTGGAATTCAGCGCGCGGGACCTGGCCGGCAATCGCAGTGCGAGCACCCGCTTGCCGATCTCGATTGATACCGTCGCGCCGCAGATCGCCGGGGAGTCGCTTCCCGATGCCAATGAATTCGGCTGGAACAATACCGAGGTTGCGGTGCGCTTCTACTGTGACGATGTCGACCCGGATACCGGCATCGCGGGCTCCGGCGTTCCCGTGGCGGACTGCGGACCGGACCAGTTGCTGGCCTCGCTTCCGGCGGGCAGTGAGGGCGTCATCGTCCGTGGCGACGCCCGCGATCTAGCCGGCAACACGGACACCATCGAGGTGGGCCCCATTCGCATCGACCGCGAACCGCCGTCGATCGTGGGCGCGGTAGAACCTCTCGCGAACAGTGCGGGCTGGCACAATGCCGCGGTACAAGTGTCGTTTACCTGTGCCGACAGCCTTTCCGGTGTGCAGACCTGCTCGGCCCCGGTGCTGCTGGATCAGGAAGGCGCGAACCAGAGTGCCAGTGGTGCTGCGCGGGATCGGGCAGATAATGATGCGGCGACCACGGTCAGCCCCATCGCCATTGATACAACACCGCCGGACGTTGCGGTCACCGTGATCAGCATGGGCGATATTTACACCTTGGGTTCGGTGCCCAGCCACGGCTGTACCACCAGCGATAGCCTGTCCGGTGTGGCCAGTGAGGCGATTCCGCTGGTGAGTGGCGGTACCAGCAATGGCGTTGGGCGTTTTACCGCAGCCTGCAACGACGCGCTGGACATCGCCGGTAACCACAGCGAGGCGGCGGTCACGTTTGACGTGCACTATGCCTTCAGCGGTTTCCTCGAACCCATTGATGCCCTGCCGGTGAGCAACCAGGTCAAGGCTGGGCAAGTGGTACCGGTGAAATTTGGACTGGCCGGCGATCACGGCCTCGATATTCTCCTCGGCGGGCAGCTGTTCAGCGCCACCGCAAACTGCTCGTCCGGGGCGCCGGTGAATACGCTGGAGGACACGGCGTTCACCGCTGGCAGCAGCACACTCAACTACAGTCCGGGCAACGATACCTACCAGTACAACTGGAAAACCGAGAGGTCCTGGAGCGGCAGTTGTCGGGTGCTATTACTCAAGCTGGATGACGGCACGGTGCGTCGCGCACTGTTTTCGTTCCGGTAG
- a CDS encoding universal stress protein, with amino-acid sequence MQDKPVVFVVVDPNDDRQVALERALATARERNPQPKLAVFVAVDGEAVDTRAVNDHLFRDEFWFRDQIRKPIEEAGVEFEITVCWSSDWQGAIIQESKRCNAEMIYLPVHARTSSRRFTFAESKWQVLKQAKCPVVLIRPNAKDRRKVVLATVNYQAKTTQQRQLNRQITERAGYIAEVYGAELHLVNAFLDSMLYPDRGALAKLAQKTGVPTDRIHVKQGYTNEVVAEIAKEIDADLVVMGTLNQYGETGSLLRGNTAERVIGSVETDVMVCNAFTSTK; translated from the coding sequence ATGCAGGACAAACCCGTCGTATTCGTTGTGGTAGACCCGAACGATGACCGCCAAGTAGCCCTGGAGCGCGCACTGGCGACCGCCCGCGAGCGCAACCCACAGCCCAAGCTGGCCGTATTCGTTGCGGTGGATGGGGAAGCGGTCGACACCCGCGCGGTGAACGACCACCTGTTCCGCGACGAATTCTGGTTCCGTGACCAGATCCGTAAACCGATTGAAGAAGCGGGCGTGGAATTCGAGATTACCGTGTGCTGGTCCAGTGACTGGCAGGGCGCGATCATTCAGGAATCCAAGCGCTGCAACGCGGAAATGATCTACCTGCCGGTGCACGCGCGTACCAGCAGCCGCCGCTTCACCTTCGCCGAATCTAAGTGGCAGGTACTGAAGCAGGCAAAATGCCCGGTGGTACTGATCCGCCCGAATGCGAAAGACCGCCGCAAGGTGGTACTGGCCACGGTGAACTACCAGGCCAAGACCACTCAGCAACGCCAGCTCAACCGCCAGATCACCGAGCGCGCCGGCTATATTGCCGAGGTGTACGGTGCCGAGCTGCACCTGGTGAATGCCTTCCTGGACTCCATGCTGTACCCGGACCGCGGCGCACTGGCCAAGCTGGCACAGAAGACCGGCGTACCTACCGACCGCATCCACGTAAAGCAGGGCTATACCAACGAGGTCGTAGCCGAGATTGCCAAGGAAATTGATGCGGACCTGGTGGTAATGGGCACCCTCAACCAGTACGGCGAAACCGGCTCGCTACTGCGCGGCAACACCGCCGAGCGCGTCATTGGTTCGGTGGAAACCGATGTGATGGTGTGTAACGCGTTTACCAGCACCAAGTAA
- a CDS encoding alpha-amylase family glycosyl hydrolase → MRKVTGLSALIPALALTITACSERQSGALPETELAPSSPEASAPALTEVKPGSADPFWKNATVYFMLPDRFHNGNPDNDLSYGRKDDAAHLRGFHGGDLRGVIQKLDEGYFNDLGVDAIWMSPVIENVHGFDEGDKRTYAFHGYWPKDWTSVDANFGTEEELAELIAKARSKGVRILLDVIINHTGPVTSEDPLWPSDWVRTNPRCDWSSFAQNVTCALTDNLPDILTESEEPVDLPPQLTEKWQREGRLEQEVAELDAFFERTGYPRAPKYYIVKWLTDWVREYGVAGFRVDTVKHVEPEIWGVLKKEASLALAEWKANNPESKLDDREFFMVGEVYHYGINNFASSEGRYYDFGDRKVDFFNHGFDSLINMGFATHAKQDMESIFSEYSSILNGGELDGVSVLNYIGSHDDFSSFDRERKQVKSAALKLMLAPGAAQIYYGDEIARPMIDEQAYGDASMRVPMDWSSLQQDSTSDILSHWQKLGQFRQSHPAVGAGVHQQLSEAPYVFSRTFEHDRVMVALELEAGEKTLSAGDVFADGTVVKDYYSGAEARVVNGTLTFDTEFDILLLGTSQQGQLSAR, encoded by the coding sequence ATGAGAAAAGTTACCGGTTTGAGTGCCCTGATTCCCGCATTGGCACTGACCATTACCGCCTGCTCCGAGCGCCAGTCCGGCGCTCTGCCCGAAACTGAATTGGCGCCATCTTCCCCTGAAGCCAGTGCCCCTGCCTTGACCGAGGTCAAGCCGGGCAGCGCGGATCCTTTCTGGAAAAACGCGACCGTCTATTTCATGCTTCCGGACCGCTTTCACAACGGCAACCCGGACAACGACCTGTCTTATGGCCGCAAAGATGACGCGGCACACCTGCGCGGTTTCCATGGGGGTGACCTGCGCGGTGTGATCCAGAAGCTGGACGAGGGCTACTTCAACGATCTCGGCGTGGACGCCATCTGGATGTCCCCGGTGATCGAGAACGTGCATGGCTTTGATGAGGGTGACAAGCGCACCTATGCCTTCCACGGCTACTGGCCGAAAGACTGGACCAGTGTGGACGCCAACTTCGGCACCGAGGAAGAACTGGCTGAGCTGATCGCCAAGGCGCGCAGCAAAGGTGTGCGTATCCTGCTGGATGTCATCATCAACCATACCGGCCCGGTTACCAGCGAAGATCCGCTGTGGCCATCCGACTGGGTGCGCACCAACCCGCGCTGCGACTGGAGCAGCTTTGCCCAGAACGTCACCTGCGCCCTGACCGACAACCTGCCGGATATCCTCACTGAGAGCGAAGAGCCGGTGGACCTGCCGCCGCAGCTCACCGAAAAGTGGCAGCGCGAAGGCCGTCTGGAGCAGGAAGTGGCCGAGCTGGATGCCTTCTTCGAGCGTACCGGCTACCCGCGCGCGCCCAAGTACTACATCGTCAAGTGGCTGACCGACTGGGTGCGTGAATACGGTGTGGCGGGCTTCCGTGTGGATACCGTGAAGCACGTTGAGCCGGAAATCTGGGGCGTGCTGAAAAAAGAAGCGAGCCTGGCCCTGGCAGAATGGAAGGCGAACAATCCAGAGAGCAAACTGGATGATCGCGAATTCTTTATGGTTGGCGAGGTTTACCATTACGGCATAAACAATTTCGCCAGCAGCGAAGGTCGCTACTACGACTTCGGCGATCGCAAGGTCGACTTCTTCAACCACGGTTTCGACAGCCTGATCAACATGGGCTTTGCCACCCATGCCAAACAGGACATGGAGAGTATTTTCAGCGAATACTCCAGCATCCTGAACGGTGGCGAGCTGGACGGTGTTTCTGTTCTCAACTACATCGGTTCCCATGACGACTTCAGTTCGTTTGACCGCGAGCGCAAGCAGGTAAAAAGTGCCGCACTGAAACTGATGCTGGCACCGGGTGCGGCGCAGATCTATTACGGCGATGAGATTGCCCGCCCGATGATTGACGAGCAGGCCTACGGCGACGCCTCCATGCGCGTACCTATGGACTGGAGCAGCCTGCAGCAGGACAGCACCAGCGATATTCTCAGCCACTGGCAGAAGCTGGGCCAGTTCCGGCAGTCGCATCCCGCAGTGGGTGCCGGTGTGCACCAGCAGCTGAGCGAAGCGCCCTATGTTTTCTCGCGCACGTTTGAACACGATCGCGTGATGGTAGCGCTGGAACTGGAAGCCGGTGAAAAAACACTGAGCGCCGGTGACGTGTTTGCCGATGGTACAGTGGTGAAAGATTACTACTCCGGTGCGGAAGCCCGAGTGGTGAATGGCACGCTGACCTTCGACACCGAGTTTGACATCCTGCTGCTGGGCACAAGCCAGCAGGGGCAGCTCAGCGCGCGCTAA
- a CDS encoding DUF3014 domain-containing protein, whose translation MGGNIKEWLIALLVVAAVIFGIYWFAVREAPAPEVSAPVTEPAPETQPNVDLEEPAEPVIPPVPEPVEPEDPPRQLPALNDSDREAHTDIISLSSDGALAKWIVPDEVVRKWVAAVNTATKGDLMHKNRPFNNVDGKLAVKELETRDDGQKVYVLSQENYQRYDQPVRLFAMVDTDTAVNLYQFWYPRLKQAYGELGLKNKNFHAAVMAAIDQALAAPEVEGPIKLVRPTVYYKFEDEKLEKMPGLHKLMIRIGPDNAARVKEKLRELKAALQNMPSEQ comes from the coding sequence ATGGGTGGCAATATCAAAGAATGGCTGATCGCCCTGCTGGTGGTGGCCGCGGTTATTTTTGGCATCTACTGGTTTGCCGTGCGCGAAGCACCCGCACCGGAAGTCTCTGCGCCCGTGACCGAGCCCGCCCCGGAAACCCAGCCCAATGTTGACCTGGAAGAGCCCGCAGAGCCGGTTATTCCTCCGGTACCGGAACCTGTGGAGCCGGAAGACCCACCGCGTCAACTGCCCGCCCTGAACGACAGTGATCGCGAGGCGCACACCGACATCATCAGCCTTTCCTCCGACGGCGCCCTGGCGAAATGGATTGTGCCCGATGAAGTGGTGCGTAAATGGGTGGCCGCGGTAAACACTGCGACCAAGGGCGACCTGATGCACAAGAACCGCCCCTTCAACAATGTGGACGGCAAGCTCGCGGTCAAGGAACTGGAAACCCGCGACGACGGGCAAAAAGTGTATGTGCTGTCGCAGGAGAACTACCAGCGTTACGATCAGCCAGTGCGTCTGTTCGCCATGGTGGATACCGATACCGCGGTGAACCTCTATCAGTTTTGGTACCCGCGCCTGAAGCAGGCCTATGGCGAACTGGGACTCAAAAACAAGAACTTCCACGCGGCCGTAATGGCGGCCATCGACCAGGCGCTGGCCGCGCCGGAAGTGGAAGGCCCCATCAAACTGGTGCGCCCCACGGTGTATTACAAGTTTGAGGATGAGAAGCTGGAAAAAATGCCCGGCCTGCACAAGCTGATGATTCGCATCGGCCCGGACAATGCGGCACGGGTGAAAGAAAAACTGCGTGAGCTGAAAGCAGCACTGCAGAACATGCCCAGCGAACAGTAA
- a CDS encoding alpha-amylase family glycosyl hydrolase: MKNISRLILATAITTSLLAGCDAKPTAAPSAVEPEHTHNAASAEAIASPVETFGKPVIYQVLPRLFGNTNATNRPWGTIEENGVGKFSDFTPQALQQIRALGADYIWYTGSLHHAVVRDYTAFGISNDDPDVVKGRAGSPYAVKDYYTVNPDLANDPGKRLEEFKALVERSHAAGLKVIIDIVPNHVARNYQSLAKPEGVRDFGADDDTSVAYARDNNFYYVPGEPFLVPVAEDAYQPLNGEAHPLVDGKFTETPAKWTGNGSRAPQPKQDDWYETVKINFGVRPDGSHDFPALPAGYAQKDYRAHAAFWADKDVPSSWEKFRQITDYWLAFGIDGFRYDMAGMVPVEFWSYLNSSIKMQKPDALLLAEIYQPDLYRDYVHLGKMDYLYDKVGTYDAIRAVMEGKAATDPLVEIQESLRGIEDNMLRFMENHDEQRIASPEFAGNAEAGKPAMVVSAALSGAPTLVYFGQELGEPGAGDAGFGKASRTTIFDYWSVPTIRRWNNEGNFNSEKLSEAEQSLQRFYRTLLTFSQQSPALTGKFFDLHQVNRSQGENYTDKLYSFARWAGDERLLVIANFADRDSTTSLRLPKALIEAWQLAPGKYTLTNQLQQGSAEMVVRDDLSAAVSLDTPRLSGQILRVGR, encoded by the coding sequence ATGAAAAACATTTCCCGACTGATTCTGGCCACCGCGATCACCACCAGCCTGCTGGCCGGCTGTGACGCCAAGCCTACCGCGGCACCGTCTGCGGTCGAGCCCGAGCACACCCACAACGCAGCCAGTGCGGAGGCAATCGCCTCGCCCGTAGAAACCTTTGGCAAACCGGTGATCTATCAGGTGCTGCCGCGCCTGTTTGGCAACACCAATGCCACCAACAGACCCTGGGGCACCATCGAAGAAAACGGTGTGGGCAAGTTCAGTGATTTCACCCCGCAGGCACTGCAGCAAATCCGCGCGCTAGGCGCTGACTACATCTGGTACACCGGCTCGCTGCACCATGCAGTGGTGCGTGACTACACCGCCTTTGGTATCAGCAACGACGACCCGGACGTCGTCAAGGGCCGGGCCGGCTCACCCTATGCGGTAAAGGATTACTACACCGTAAATCCCGACCTGGCCAATGACCCGGGCAAGCGCCTGGAAGAATTCAAGGCGCTGGTAGAGCGCTCCCACGCCGCCGGCCTCAAGGTAATTATCGACATCGTACCCAATCACGTAGCCCGCAATTACCAGTCGCTGGCCAAACCCGAAGGCGTGCGTGACTTTGGAGCGGATGACGACACCAGCGTGGCTTATGCCCGCGACAATAATTTCTATTACGTGCCCGGCGAACCTTTCCTGGTGCCGGTAGCCGAAGACGCCTACCAGCCGCTGAATGGTGAAGCCCATCCGTTGGTAGACGGAAAATTTACCGAGACGCCGGCAAAGTGGACCGGCAATGGCAGCCGCGCACCGCAGCCGAAGCAGGACGACTGGTACGAAACGGTAAAAATCAATTTCGGCGTACGCCCGGATGGTAGCCACGACTTCCCCGCACTCCCCGCCGGTTACGCACAAAAAGATTACCGGGCACATGCGGCCTTCTGGGCAGATAAAGACGTACCGAGCAGCTGGGAAAAATTCCGTCAGATCACCGACTACTGGCTCGCGTTTGGTATTGATGGTTTCCGCTACGATATGGCCGGCATGGTGCCGGTGGAGTTCTGGAGCTACCTAAATTCTTCCATCAAAATGCAGAAGCCCGACGCGCTGCTGCTGGCTGAAATCTACCAGCCCGACCTGTATCGGGATTATGTGCACCTGGGCAAAATGGACTACCTGTACGACAAGGTAGGCACCTACGATGCGATACGTGCGGTTATGGAAGGCAAGGCCGCTACCGACCCGCTGGTGGAGATTCAGGAAAGCCTGCGCGGTATCGAAGACAACATGCTGCGCTTTATGGAAAACCACGACGAGCAGCGTATCGCCAGCCCGGAGTTTGCCGGCAACGCCGAGGCCGGCAAGCCGGCCATGGTGGTGTCCGCCGCCCTCAGTGGAGCACCCACGCTGGTCTACTTCGGCCAGGAACTGGGTGAGCCCGGTGCCGGCGATGCGGGCTTCGGCAAGGCCAGCCGTACCACCATTTTCGATTACTGGTCGGTGCCCACCATTCGCCGCTGGAATAATGAAGGCAATTTCAATAGCGAAAAGCTCAGCGAGGCCGAACAGTCCCTGCAGCGCTTTTACCGCACACTGCTCACCTTCTCCCAGCAGAGCCCGGCGCTCACCGGAAAGTTCTTCGATCTGCACCAGGTTAACCGCAGCCAGGGCGAGAACTACACCGACAAGCTGTACAGTTTCGCCCGCTGGGCCGGCGATGAGCGCCTGCTGGTGATCGCCAACTTCGCCGATCGCGACAGCACCACCAGCCTGCGCTTGCCAAAGGCGCTGATTGAAGCGTGGCAACTGGCTCCCGGTAAGTACACCCTTACCAACCAGCTGCAGCAGGGGTCCGCGGAAATGGTCGTGCGTGATGACCTGAGCGCGGCGGTATCGCTGGACACTCCACGGCTTTCCGGCCAGATCCTGCGCGTCGGCCGCTGA